One window of Corynebacterium accolens genomic DNA carries:
- a CDS encoding transcriptional regulator: MLSDIDPVIYPLNRFKICAVLNARGAVEGQVRREMRFAALREEVGQSAATLSKQLTALEKEGYISRFREYGSSRDKDTVWVMLTATGKSAFDAHLAALKSLAEQE; the protein is encoded by the coding sequence GTGCTCAGTGATATTGACCCGGTTATCTATCCGCTCAATCGCTTCAAAATCTGTGCGGTATTAAACGCACGAGGTGCGGTGGAGGGACAGGTGCGCCGCGAAATGCGCTTCGCGGCGCTGCGGGAAGAGGTGGGGCAATCGGCCGCCACCTTATCCAAACAATTAACCGCCCTAGAAAAGGAAGGCTATATCAGCCGATTCCGCGAGTACGGGTCTTCCCGCGATAAGGACACCGTGTGGGTTATGCTCACTGCTACCGGCAAGTCCGCATTCGATGCCCACCTCGCCGCGCTTAAGTCGCTAGCGGAGCAGGAGTAG
- a CDS encoding LysE/ArgO family amino acid transporter: MSIVLAGFVLGLSLIVAVGPQNAMLLKYGIRRDHIGLIIVVCALSDVILITSGTAGVGYLVERFPNALEALKYIGAAYLAFFTFTCFRDAFKTKGEAIDVESTSPNSTEEVATFDGDGDSTGGVGTEHGSVATATATQRQEIKRSPSWVKPLLTALALTWLNPGAYVDVLVMLGGIANQYGDPGRWLFAGGAIAASFTWFPVIGFGAARFSHVLSRPEVWRWINVGIGVIMIGLTLKLLLL, from the coding sequence ATGTCCATCGTGCTTGCTGGTTTTGTGCTTGGTTTATCCCTCATCGTGGCCGTCGGCCCCCAAAATGCGATGCTGTTGAAATACGGCATCCGCCGCGATCACATCGGGCTCATCATCGTGGTGTGCGCGCTTTCCGATGTCATCCTCATTACCTCCGGCACCGCCGGTGTCGGCTACCTGGTTGAGCGCTTTCCCAATGCGCTTGAGGCGCTCAAGTACATCGGCGCGGCATACCTCGCCTTTTTCACCTTCACCTGCTTCCGCGATGCCTTCAAAACCAAGGGCGAAGCCATCGACGTGGAATCCACTTCCCCCAATTCCACCGAGGAAGTAGCGACCTTCGACGGCGACGGCGACAGCACGGGTGGGGTCGGCACCGAGCACGGGTCTGTCGCCACCGCTACCGCCACCCAGCGCCAAGAGATAAAGCGCTCGCCATCTTGGGTCAAACCACTCCTTACCGCGCTGGCGCTAACCTGGCTCAACCCTGGCGCCTATGTCGATGTGTTGGTCATGCTCGGCGGCATCGCCAACCAGTATGGCGACCCCGGCCGGTGGCTGTTCGCCGGCGGTGCCATCGCCGCCAGCTTTACATGGTTCCCCGTCATTGGCTTTGGCGCTGCCCGCTTCTCCCACGTTCTCTCCCGCCCCGAGGTATGGCGCTGGATCAACGTTGGCATCGGCGTCATCATGATTGGCCTGACCCTCAAGCTCCTCCTGCTGTAA
- a CDS encoding glutathione S-transferase family protein, which translates to MTSHDSDWAGDARNASPDGEFIRDTTYIEDRISPEVSEVTAQDDGTFYWPMEAGRYRLVAARACPWAHRAVIARRLLGLEDSISLALAGPVHDARSWTFDLDEGEVDPVLGYKRLQEAYFERFPDYPRGITVPALVEESTGRVVTNDYPSMVRDFIEQWTDFQAEGAPDLFPEEHREEMEELNEYIFHGINNGVYRCGFAGSQEAYEEAYDQLWEALDWAEERLGTQRYMVGDHITETDIRLFATLVRFDPVYYSHFKCSRHKIQELPNLRGYLQELFQLPGFGDTTDFTEIKQHYFATHTEINPTRIVPVGPDMSWLADPHDRDRFGGQPFAPSVRLPGPIPSGEEVKNPEDFQLKLFPAPQPR; encoded by the coding sequence ATGACTTCACACGACTCCGATTGGGCAGGAGATGCCCGCAATGCGTCACCAGATGGCGAGTTTATTCGCGATACCACCTACATCGAAGACCGCATTTCACCAGAGGTATCCGAGGTAACCGCGCAGGACGATGGCACCTTTTACTGGCCCATGGAGGCTGGCCGGTACCGCTTAGTTGCGGCCCGCGCCTGCCCGTGGGCGCACCGCGCGGTCATCGCTCGCCGCCTGTTGGGCTTAGAGGACTCCATTTCCTTGGCCCTCGCCGGGCCCGTGCACGATGCGCGGTCCTGGACATTCGATCTCGACGAGGGCGAAGTAGACCCGGTTTTGGGCTACAAGCGCCTGCAGGAAGCCTACTTCGAGCGCTTTCCGGACTACCCCCGCGGAATTACCGTGCCAGCCTTGGTAGAAGAATCCACTGGCCGGGTAGTCACCAATGATTATCCCTCTATGGTGCGCGATTTTATTGAGCAGTGGACGGACTTCCAGGCAGAAGGCGCCCCCGATCTCTTCCCAGAAGAGCACCGCGAGGAGATGGAAGAACTCAACGAGTACATCTTCCATGGCATCAATAATGGCGTGTACCGCTGCGGTTTTGCCGGTTCGCAAGAAGCCTACGAAGAGGCTTATGACCAGCTGTGGGAGGCGCTCGATTGGGCCGAGGAGCGCCTGGGCACGCAGCGCTATATGGTTGGCGATCACATTACCGAAACCGATATCCGCCTATTTGCCACCCTGGTGCGCTTCGACCCCGTGTATTATTCGCATTTCAAGTGCTCGCGCCACAAGATCCAGGAACTGCCCAACCTGCGCGGCTACCTGCAGGAACTATTCCAGCTACCAGGCTTTGGTGATACCACCGATTTCACCGAGATCAAGCAGCATTACTTTGCCACGCACACGGAAATCAACCCCACCCGCATCGTTCCGGTGGGACCGGATATGTCCTGGTTAGCAGACCCCCATGACCGCGATCGCTTTGGCGGCCAGCCCTTTGCCCCCAGCGTGCGTCTCCCGGGCCCCATTCCCTCCGGCGAGGAAGTCAAGAATCCGGAAGACTTTCAGCTTAAGCTCTTCCCAGCCCCGCAGCCGCGTTAA
- a CDS encoding glycosyltransferase 87 family protein, translated as MKFARTPLFRYIVALLGFLFGAWKVVEDTRITDFPIDMVVYREGVKAFLEHRSVYSAPMPAGDIQLPFIYPPFGALAMVPLTAFDAVDHNLAGNIMDILSDLLVLACLYFVFRAVLKKPEFLLPVTAITWAIVLHFEPVDLNNNYAQINIVVMALVILDIVPRKQFLPQGILIGVAAAIKITPLAMLLYFLVRREWKQIATALLSAVAATLLAAAFRWEAFVEFFSSTLLDMGSGRDFGVGTEYQSNSSIKGAIQRMYPSTEPMEANGLTIGFAWIAASLIVIVVAAWLIKRLCEEHLLVDAQLVTALTVLLISPVSWSHHWVWLTLIIPVFAYRAWSWLSTGWAARSLLAVLIAWAALLLTVPPKWWWGDQVDVHAMNHFQKFWVDDFVWLTLVTVALYTAAFFAAQRKQTTRSATPAPLAT; from the coding sequence ATGAAATTCGCTCGTACCCCGTTATTCCGATATATCGTGGCCCTGCTGGGGTTCCTTTTCGGCGCTTGGAAGGTCGTTGAAGACACCCGCATCACAGACTTCCCCATCGATATGGTGGTCTACCGCGAGGGGGTCAAGGCCTTCCTCGAGCACCGCTCCGTCTATAGCGCGCCGATGCCCGCCGGCGATATTCAGCTGCCCTTCATTTATCCGCCCTTTGGCGCCTTAGCGATGGTGCCGCTGACGGCCTTTGACGCTGTCGACCACAATCTGGCCGGCAATATCATGGATATCCTTTCGGATCTTCTGGTGCTCGCGTGCCTTTACTTCGTTTTCAGGGCGGTGCTCAAGAAGCCAGAATTCCTCTTACCCGTAACCGCCATTACCTGGGCCATTGTCTTACACTTTGAGCCGGTTGACCTCAATAACAACTATGCCCAAATCAATATAGTGGTCATGGCGCTTGTTATCCTCGACATCGTTCCGCGCAAGCAATTCCTGCCGCAGGGAATCCTCATCGGCGTGGCGGCCGCCATCAAGATAACCCCTCTGGCGATGTTGCTCTACTTCCTTGTGCGCAGGGAATGGAAGCAGATTGCCACCGCGTTGCTCTCCGCCGTAGCGGCCACTCTTCTTGCCGCGGCCTTCCGCTGGGAGGCGTTCGTGGAGTTCTTCAGCTCCACACTGCTCGACATGGGCTCCGGCCGCGACTTCGGCGTGGGAACCGAGTACCAGTCCAATAGCTCCATCAAGGGCGCCATTCAGCGCATGTATCCATCCACCGAACCCATGGAGGCGAATGGCCTGACGATAGGCTTCGCGTGGATCGCGGCCTCCCTTATTGTCATCGTCGTTGCAGCGTGGCTCATCAAGCGCCTGTGTGAGGAGCATTTGCTTGTCGATGCCCAATTGGTCACCGCCCTCACCGTCCTGCTCATCTCCCCTGTTTCTTGGTCCCATCACTGGGTCTGGCTCACGCTTATCATCCCGGTCTTCGCCTACCGCGCGTGGAGCTGGCTTTCTACCGGATGGGCTGCCCGCAGCCTCCTGGCCGTCCTCATCGCTTGGGCAGCCCTGCTGCTCACCGTTCCGCCGAAGTGGTGGTGGGGAGATCAAGTCGATGTTCATGCCATGAACCACTTCCAGAAATTCTGGGTGGATGACTTCGTCTGGCTTACCCTGGTTACAGTAGCGCTGTATACGGCAGCGTTCTTTGCCGCCCAGCGCAAACAGACCACACGTAGCGCTACTCCTGCTCCGCTAGCGACTTAA
- a CDS encoding ArgP/LysG family DNA-binding transcriptional regulator produces MNPVHLETLLAIVEEGSFEVAASVLGISPSAVSQRIKALEASTGRVLVRRANPVGATEAGEILVQAARRMALVQAETDARLGQRLARVPLSVAINSDSLATWFTQVLSDTAQRGDVALRIRIEDEARTLAMLRRGDVLGAVTREHSPVSGCDSTFLGTMRYFAVAAPHIAEGFHSGRFTWETMPLVGYGPNDQVLDDAMRERFIDSHVVRARVSQIPSSEGYLEAVRVGLGWGLLPQAQAQPLVESKELLLLDDHQLDIDLYWQRWRLESEVLSDLTRSVINAAAGLGRA; encoded by the coding sequence ATGAACCCGGTACATTTGGAAACCTTGCTGGCTATCGTGGAGGAAGGAAGCTTTGAGGTCGCCGCCTCGGTCCTGGGGATTTCCCCGTCGGCGGTAAGCCAGCGCATTAAGGCGTTGGAGGCGAGCACCGGCCGCGTGTTGGTGCGGCGGGCGAACCCGGTGGGGGCGACGGAAGCCGGCGAAATTCTGGTGCAGGCGGCCCGGCGCATGGCGTTGGTGCAGGCAGAAACCGATGCCCGGTTGGGCCAGCGCCTAGCGCGCGTGCCCCTGTCGGTGGCCATCAACTCCGACTCGCTCGCCACTTGGTTTACGCAGGTATTAAGCGATACCGCGCAGCGGGGTGATGTTGCCCTGCGCATCCGCATTGAGGATGAGGCCCGCACGCTTGCGATGCTGCGGCGCGGCGATGTCTTGGGTGCGGTAACGAGGGAGCATTCGCCGGTATCCGGGTGCGATTCCACGTTTTTGGGGACCATGCGCTATTTCGCTGTTGCCGCCCCGCACATCGCGGAGGGCTTTCATTCAGGGCGGTTTACCTGGGAGACGATGCCGCTGGTGGGCTATGGCCCCAATGATCAGGTGCTCGATGATGCTATGCGCGAGCGCTTTATTGATTCCCACGTTGTGCGCGCCCGGGTTTCGCAGATTCCCTCTTCGGAAGGCTACCTGGAGGCCGTGCGCGTGGGCCTGGGGTGGGGGCTTTTGCCGCAGGCCCAAGCCCAGCCACTGGTGGAATCGAAAGAGCTGCTGCTTCTCGATGACCACCAGCTCGACATCGACCTCTACTGGCAGCGCTGGCGCCTAGAATCCGAGGTCTTAAGCGATCTGACGCGGTCTGTGATTAACGCGGCTGCGGGGCTGGGAAGAGCTTAA
- the gatB gene encoding Asp-tRNA(Asn)/Glu-tRNA(Gln) amidotransferase subunit GatB, with amino-acid sequence MTAAMYDLMDFDEVLDKYEPVMGMEVHVELDTETKMFSTSATNFSAAPNSNTDPVSLGLPGALPVVNSKGVEGAIKIGLALNCSIAESSRFARKNYFYPDQPKNYQISQYDEPIAYDGYLDVVLEDGTEWRVEIERAHMEEDTGKLTHLGGADGRIHGATASLVDCNRAGIPLIEIVTKPIIGAGERAPEVAKAYVSALRELVAALGVSDARMDQGSMRVDSNLSLRPIGQEEFGTRTETKNINSMRSVEQAVRFEMQRQAQVLEDGGSIEQETRHYQETDGSTSKGRPKETAEDYRYFNDPDLPPVIAPCEWVEELRATLPELPWVRRARIQKEWGIKDEEMRDLVNAGALDLIVETVEAGAKPDEARSWWVSYLAGKANEQDKTLAELDITPAHIARVIALVKEGKLTTKLARQAVDGVLAGEGDVDEVVAKRGLEVVRDDGAIEKAVDDALAANPDIVEKYRAGNKKVTGAIVGAVMKATQGKADPGQVNKLIAEKLS; translated from the coding sequence ATGACTGCTGCGATGTATGACCTGATGGACTTCGACGAGGTCCTCGACAAGTATGAACCGGTAATGGGCATGGAAGTCCACGTGGAGCTGGATACGGAAACCAAGATGTTTTCCACTTCTGCCACGAACTTCAGCGCAGCCCCTAACTCCAATACCGATCCGGTATCGCTGGGCCTTCCCGGGGCTCTTCCCGTGGTTAATTCCAAGGGTGTGGAGGGTGCAATCAAGATTGGCCTGGCGCTTAATTGCTCCATCGCGGAGTCCTCGCGCTTTGCCCGCAAGAATTATTTCTACCCAGACCAGCCAAAGAACTACCAGATCTCCCAGTATGATGAGCCGATTGCCTATGACGGCTACCTCGACGTCGTGCTGGAAGACGGCACGGAATGGCGCGTGGAAATTGAGCGCGCCCACATGGAAGAAGACACCGGTAAGCTGACCCACCTGGGTGGCGCCGACGGTCGCATCCACGGCGCTACCGCATCCCTGGTGGACTGCAACCGCGCGGGCATTCCGCTCATTGAGATCGTTACCAAGCCCATCATCGGTGCCGGCGAGCGCGCCCCTGAGGTGGCAAAGGCCTATGTTTCGGCGCTGCGCGAGCTCGTCGCCGCATTGGGCGTGTCCGATGCCCGCATGGATCAAGGCTCCATGCGCGTGGACTCCAACCTTTCCTTGCGCCCTATCGGCCAAGAAGAATTCGGTACCCGTACCGAGACGAAGAACATCAACTCCATGCGCTCTGTTGAACAGGCCGTGCGCTTTGAGATGCAGCGCCAGGCGCAGGTGCTGGAAGATGGCGGCAGCATCGAGCAGGAGACCCGCCACTACCAAGAAACCGATGGCTCTACTTCTAAGGGCCGCCCGAAGGAGACCGCGGAGGACTACCGCTACTTCAACGACCCGGATTTGCCGCCGGTCATTGCCCCGTGCGAGTGGGTAGAAGAGCTGCGCGCAACCCTTCCGGAGTTGCCGTGGGTCCGCCGCGCCCGCATCCAAAAGGAGTGGGGCATTAAGGACGAGGAGATGCGCGACCTGGTCAACGCGGGCGCGCTGGATCTCATCGTGGAGACGGTCGAAGCCGGTGCGAAGCCGGACGAGGCTCGTTCCTGGTGGGTGTCTTATCTTGCAGGTAAGGCCAATGAGCAGGACAAGACCCTGGCTGAGCTTGATATCACCCCGGCCCACATCGCCCGCGTCATTGCCTTGGTCAAGGAAGGCAAGCTGACCACCAAGCTAGCGCGCCAAGCCGTCGATGGCGTGCTGGCGGGAGAGGGCGACGTGGACGAGGTCGTCGCCAAGCGCGGCCTCGAGGTCGTGCGCGATGACGGTGCCATCGAAAAGGCCGTGGATGATGCCTTGGCCGCCAACCCGGACATCGTGGAGAAGTACCGCGCCGGCAATAAGAAGGTCACCGGTGCGATCGTCGGTGCCGTGATGAAGGCGACGCAGGGCAAGGCGGATCCGGGCCAGGTTAATAAGCTGATCGCGGAGAAGCTGAGCTAA
- a CDS encoding YkvI family membrane protein — translation MSYKNILAMAMSFVGLLVGAGFATGQEVVQYFTAFGSWGIAGIIVAAAIMTLAGTVFLQLGSYFHATEHNTVFRKVTHPIVSKLLDVAVIITLFAIGFVMLAGAGSNMEQQFGWSAWIGSTLMLGLVIAVGMMDVNKVSKVIGMLTPSIIIAVIGVAIYTMFHMPDDIGAAMEASSQIDTPIGNWLVSALNYNGLALMLAVSMSLVIGGDNISPREAGWGGIFGGIVYSVMMGLAGFALLMNAEEIEGSDIPMLSLVDSVNPVLGGIMAIVIYLMIFNTAIGMFYALGKRLSAGNEAKFRVIFIAGCFAGFGVSFFGFKTLMQYVYPVIGYMGIAMVAVLVFAWFRSQSKIQDEALRRERVRSLMHLKLNPNKEYDADRYDDEIGQHLEDSNMDSESLYEELVTEVTEKLDGDDDVDFDKEEFEKQNQDDHTYYIEREGVEHDRSPEEIEKWIEETGAIGDPEEDDESSEAESSQK, via the coding sequence GTGTCTTATAAAAATATTCTCGCCATGGCCATGTCCTTCGTGGGCCTGCTGGTAGGCGCAGGCTTTGCTACGGGCCAAGAGGTCGTGCAATATTTCACCGCCTTCGGCTCCTGGGGTATTGCCGGCATTATTGTCGCAGCGGCCATTATGACGCTGGCGGGCACCGTGTTCTTGCAATTGGGCAGCTATTTCCACGCCACTGAGCACAACACGGTCTTCCGCAAAGTCACCCATCCCATCGTGTCCAAGCTATTGGACGTGGCCGTTATCATCACGCTCTTTGCCATCGGCTTCGTGATGCTGGCCGGTGCAGGTTCCAATATGGAGCAGCAATTTGGTTGGTCGGCTTGGATCGGCTCGACGCTGATGCTGGGGCTCGTGATTGCCGTCGGCATGATGGACGTCAATAAGGTGTCCAAGGTCATCGGTATGCTCACCCCGTCCATCATCATCGCCGTCATTGGCGTGGCCATCTACACCATGTTCCATATGCCGGACGATATTGGCGCAGCGATGGAAGCCTCTAGCCAAATCGATACCCCGATTGGCAACTGGTTGGTCTCCGCGCTGAACTACAACGGTCTGGCTTTGATGCTGGCGGTATCCATGTCCCTGGTTATCGGCGGCGATAATATTAGCCCGCGCGAGGCCGGTTGGGGCGGTATTTTTGGTGGCATCGTCTACTCCGTCATGATGGGCCTGGCAGGTTTTGCGCTGTTGATGAACGCCGAGGAGATCGAGGGCTCCGATATCCCGATGCTGTCCTTGGTCGATAGCGTCAACCCAGTCTTGGGCGGGATCATGGCCATCGTTATTTACCTGATGATTTTCAATACCGCCATCGGTATGTTCTACGCATTGGGTAAGCGCCTTTCCGCGGGCAATGAGGCCAAGTTCCGCGTTATCTTCATCGCTGGCTGTTTCGCGGGCTTCGGCGTCTCCTTCTTCGGCTTCAAGACCTTGATGCAGTACGTCTACCCGGTCATCGGTTACATGGGTATTGCGATGGTGGCCGTTTTGGTCTTTGCATGGTTCCGCAGCCAGTCCAAGATTCAGGACGAGGCGCTGCGCCGCGAGCGCGTGCGTTCGCTGATGCACCTGAAGCTGAATCCGAACAAGGAATACGACGCGGATCGCTACGACGACGAGATTGGCCAGCACCTCGAGGATTCCAATATGGATAGCGAGTCCCTCTATGAAGAGCTCGTGACCGAGGTGACGGAAAAGCTCGACGGTGATGACGATGTGGACTTTGATAAGGAAGAATTTGAGAAGCAAAACCAGGACGATCACACCTACTACATCGAACGCGAGGGCGTAGAGCACGACCGCTCGCCGGAAGAGATTGAAAAGTGGATCGAAGAAACCGGTGCTATCGGTGACCCAGAGGAAGACGATGAGTCGTCTGAAGCCGAAAGCTCCCAGAAGTAA
- a CDS encoding NAD(P)-dependent alcohol dehydrogenase, with protein MPIKSKVLQKTSPDAPFRTVEIERRDPREDDVVIDIKAAGICHSDIHTIRNEWGEAHFPLTVGHEIAGVVEAVGDKVTKFKVGDRVGVGCLVNSCGVCEQCRNGQEQNCLNGSVGTYNSEDVDGTITQGGYAQKVVVNENFVLTIPEGLDFDVAAPLLCAGITTYSPLARWQVKEGDKVAIVGLGGLGHMGVQIAAAKGAEVTVISRSLRKEQEAYGLGAKRVLASGEDPDFFANHKGEFDLILSTISASYSLNDYLQLLKPRGIMSVVGLPPEELGITMGNLVGGGKVLTGNNIGGIAETQEMLDFCAEHGIGAVIEKVGVDDVDAAYERVVAGDVKFRFVIDTETFAD; from the coding sequence ATGCCAATTAAATCTAAAGTTCTGCAAAAAACGAGCCCAGATGCACCATTTCGCACCGTAGAAATCGAACGCCGCGATCCGCGCGAAGATGACGTCGTCATCGATATCAAGGCGGCGGGCATTTGCCACTCGGATATCCACACCATTCGCAATGAGTGGGGAGAGGCCCACTTCCCGCTGACGGTGGGCCACGAGATTGCCGGCGTGGTCGAAGCCGTAGGGGACAAGGTCACTAAGTTTAAGGTGGGCGACCGCGTGGGGGTCGGCTGCTTGGTCAACTCCTGTGGGGTGTGCGAGCAGTGCCGCAATGGGCAGGAGCAAAACTGCCTGAACGGCTCGGTGGGAACCTATAACTCTGAAGACGTTGATGGAACCATTACCCAGGGTGGCTATGCGCAAAAGGTCGTGGTCAATGAGAATTTCGTGTTGACGATTCCAGAAGGCCTCGACTTTGATGTTGCCGCCCCGCTCTTGTGCGCCGGTATTACCACCTACTCGCCCTTGGCCCGGTGGCAGGTCAAGGAAGGCGATAAGGTAGCCATCGTTGGCCTTGGCGGACTGGGCCACATGGGTGTGCAGATCGCCGCCGCCAAGGGGGCTGAGGTCACCGTCATTTCCCGGTCCCTGCGCAAGGAACAAGAAGCCTATGGGCTCGGCGCGAAGCGGGTACTGGCATCGGGTGAGGACCCCGATTTCTTTGCTAACCACAAGGGCGAGTTCGATCTGATTTTGTCTACCATTTCCGCCTCCTATTCCCTCAATGACTACCTGCAGCTGTTGAAGCCCCGGGGGATCATGTCTGTGGTCGGCCTGCCCCCAGAGGAATTGGGAATCACCATGGGCAACCTCGTCGGTGGCGGCAAGGTATTGACCGGAAACAATATTGGCGGCATTGCCGAAACCCAAGAGATGCTGGACTTCTGTGCAGAACACGGTATTGGCGCGGTCATCGAAAAGGTGGGCGTTGATGACGTTGACGCAGCCTATGAGCGGGTTGTCGCCGGTGATGTAAAGTTCCGCTTCGTCATTGATACAGAAACTTTCGCGGATTAA
- a CDS encoding DoxX family protein translates to MSDKQQPDKANPLDEELNVPAYDSMRQDNPDVFARAGRAEPQEIRPQKQEAAETEVLPNPAANGATQQGNQQSAGEDTAVLDPAAASQAEGFAADDAGLSPEELAEQERKLQQEQEDKEGYKRYGRRGTIDFGLFFVRLAMSAYLIIAGVSTFFSLGDGSGVSGLEGDYSQYAWANSFALAVPTVQLIAGAFLLLGLISPLAAMLGLVVTGFTALHELAESGAGLQVFDWPDSVWLSLVLFIIAIGLQFTGPGFISLDFGRSWARRPLGTSWVFVVVGIAILVAVWVFGAAVNPIA, encoded by the coding sequence ATGAGCGATAAGCAGCAACCGGATAAAGCCAATCCCTTAGACGAGGAACTTAACGTCCCAGCCTACGATTCCATGCGGCAGGATAACCCCGATGTCTTTGCCCGCGCTGGGCGCGCCGAACCGCAAGAAATTCGGCCGCAGAAACAAGAGGCGGCGGAGACGGAGGTTTTGCCCAACCCTGCCGCTAATGGGGCCACGCAGCAGGGAAACCAGCAATCCGCAGGTGAGGATACCGCGGTATTGGATCCCGCAGCGGCGTCGCAGGCCGAAGGTTTTGCGGCAGATGATGCCGGCTTGAGTCCAGAAGAGCTGGCGGAACAAGAGCGCAAGCTGCAGCAGGAGCAGGAGGACAAGGAAGGCTACAAGCGCTATGGGCGCCGCGGCACCATTGACTTTGGCCTCTTCTTCGTCCGCTTGGCGATGAGCGCCTATCTCATCATCGCTGGCGTGTCCACGTTCTTCTCGCTGGGCGATGGCTCCGGAGTCTCCGGGCTGGAAGGCGATTACTCGCAGTACGCTTGGGCTAATTCCTTTGCCCTAGCGGTGCCGACCGTGCAGCTGATCGCCGGAGCATTCCTCCTTTTGGGCCTGATTAGCCCGCTTGCGGCCATGCTTGGCTTGGTCGTTACCGGTTTTACCGCATTGCACGAGCTGGCGGAATCGGGTGCTGGTCTCCAGGTCTTTGACTGGCCGGACTCGGTATGGCTGTCCCTGGTACTTTTCATTATCGCGATTGGCCTGCAATTTACCGGTCCTGGTTTCATTTCCTTGGACTTTGGCCGCTCTTGGGCGCGGCGCCCGCTGGGTACGTCGTGGGTCTTTGTGGTGGTTGGTATCGCCATCTTGGTTGCCGTGTGGGTCTTTGGCGCGGCAGTAAACCCGATTGCTTAG